The following are encoded together in the Arcticibacterium luteifluviistationis genome:
- a CDS encoding LytR/AlgR family response regulator transcription factor, giving the protein MKTLNKEQLIHVGARKLIPPNDILMLKADVNYTEVFLMDGSKILSSTTIGTIEKRLDGFDFFRVNRSTVVNLKFLDKCSIFSQKSLISVSVNQGQKKLKIAVSRRRQANLSEFLQNKLFVL; this is encoded by the coding sequence ATGAAAACTTTAAATAAAGAACAGCTCATCCATGTAGGAGCCCGCAAACTAATTCCACCCAACGACATTTTGATGCTAAAAGCCGATGTCAATTATACAGAAGTGTTCCTTATGGATGGCTCAAAAATACTGAGCTCCACTACCATAGGAACTATTGAAAAACGACTAGATGGTTTTGACTTTTTTAGAGTGAATAGGTCTACGGTGGTTAATCTCAAGTTCCTTGACAAATGCTCTATTTTTAGTCAAAAATCCTTGATAAGTGTATCTGTAAATCAAGGTCAAAAGAAGCTGAAAATAGCCGTTTCAAGAAGACGACAAGCTAACCTTTCTGAGTTTTTGCAAAACAAATTATTTGTCCTTTAA
- a CDS encoding LytR/AlgR family response regulator transcription factor, with product MNTPVKILIVEDEMLIAANVSLELTSLGYEVIGIIPRGEEALLHIRENQPDILLLDINLKGNLDGIEVATEMQKEFDIPVVYLTANTDDAHFNRAKETRPYAFISKPFKKKDLQRALELTLTRLASEKEEDSSNEGIEEEFAVFEDALFVRFQDKMVKVPIAEIQYIEADRNYCRIHSLNKEYLLVLSLKEMEDKLPKNHFIRIHRSYIVNISQITEIATTHLVVNQKALAISKGFKKDLLKRIQTV from the coding sequence ATGAATACGCCAGTTAAAATATTGATAGTAGAAGACGAGATGCTTATAGCAGCCAATGTTTCCTTGGAGTTAACATCTTTAGGCTATGAGGTTATCGGTATAATTCCGCGTGGTGAAGAAGCCTTGCTACATATTCGCGAAAATCAGCCTGATATACTTTTGCTAGATATTAACCTAAAAGGCAACTTAGACGGGATAGAAGTGGCTACAGAAATGCAAAAGGAATTTGATATTCCGGTGGTTTACCTAACGGCCAATACAGATGATGCCCATTTTAACCGAGCCAAAGAAACTAGACCTTACGCGTTTATATCTAAGCCATTTAAGAAAAAGGATTTGCAAAGAGCCTTGGAACTAACATTGACCAGGTTGGCATCTGAAAAAGAAGAAGATTCCTCTAATGAAGGCATAGAAGAGGAGTTTGCTGTTTTTGAAGATGCTCTTTTTGTTCGCTTTCAAGATAAAATGGTAAAAGTACCCATTGCCGAAATTCAGTATATAGAAGCAGATAGGAACTATTGCCGCATTCATAGCTTAAATAAAGAATACTTATTGGTGCTATCGCTCAAAGAAATGGAGGATAAGCTTCCTAAAAATCATTTTATCAGAATTCACCGCTCCTATATTGTAAATATTTCTCAAATTACGGAGATAGCTACCACACATTTGGTGGTAAACCAAAAAGCCCTTGCCATTAGCAAAGGCTTCAAAAAAGACCTACTTAAAAGAATTCAAACTGTTTGA